A DNA window from Daucus carota subsp. sativus chromosome 3, DH1 v3.0, whole genome shotgun sequence contains the following coding sequences:
- the LOC135151603 gene encoding uncharacterized protein LOC135151603, producing the protein MDLDTLYADALAGDAEAIAELEKKADHLSQHDRTILHVESMYGHPERLDTFKQTALHLAADHGHTEVVELLIDAARALSSPLGDDDIHDPVEDFIRRADEKMSTALHLAVKKYKHLSTAKELWKAAKRSACHEDAPYNSFEALFYITDQDGHNVLQLAVMGNNKDAVELILKEDPEYHHKRSNKNSDLKSLAYIAAEKRYKDIVKLVCETYEARNEIGHWGQTTLHAAIIGRDADTALVLLRRNRHLVTWEDHRGWTPLHYAAYYGFDEIILEMLDKQDEVAGYQFVPRENIPPPFFVAVEQGHLSTVQLYMFSHVIGSKSVSADVNFNGQNILHFMASGKNKQMIKYILRFCETSSVENIDILNQKDIHGNTPLHILIIREGCYVPEFIKSVSIDKNATNNDGWTPVDMLYFSKNVTDDQVRYH; encoded by the exons ATGGATCTTGATACTTTGTATGCCGATGCCTTGGCTGGAGATGCCGAAGCCATAGCCGAattagagaagaaagctgatcacCTCAGCCAACACGATAGAACTATCCTTCACGTCGAATCCATGTATGGTCATCCAGAACGC CTGGATACGTTTAAACAAACTGCGCTTCACCTGGCCGCAGATCATGGACACACTGAAGTGGTCGAGCTCCTGATTGATGCAGCCAGAGCTTTGTCTTCTCCGCTTGGTGATGATGATATACATGATCCAGTTGAAGATTTTATTAGGCGAGCTGATGAGAAGATGAGCACTGCTTTGCACCTAGCAGTCA AAAAATATAAGCATCTGTCCACTGCCAAGGAACTTTGGAAAGCAGCCAAACGTTCAGCTTGTCATGAGGATGCACCATATAACAGCTTTGAAGCCTTGTTTTATATCACTGACCAGGATGGCCACAATGTCTTGCAACTGGCAGTGATGGGAAATAACAAGGATGCGGTGGAGCTGATACTGAAGGAAGATCCGGAATATCACCACAAGCGTTCAAATAAAAACAGTGATCTCAAGTCTTTAGCTTACATAGCGGCCGAAAAGAGGTATAAAGACATTGTCAAACTAGTCTGTGAAACTTATGAAGCCAGAAATGAAATTGGTCATTGGGGTCAGACCACTTTGCATGCTGCTATTATAGGGCGTGATGCAG aCACTGCACTTGTTCTTTTACGCCGTAACCGCCATCTAGTAACATGGGAAGACCACAGAGGGTGGACACCACTTCATTACGCCGCTTATTACGGATTTGATGAAATAATCCTTGAGATGCTAGATAAGCAAGACGAGGTAGCAGGATACCAGTTTGTGCCCAGAGAAAACATACCTCCACCATTTTTTGTGGCAGTAGAACAAGGACATCTTTCTACGGTACAACTATATATGTTCAGCCATGTAATAGGGTCAAAATCGGTCAGCGCAGATGTTAATTTTAATGGTCAAAATATACTGCACTTTATGGCGTCtggaaaaaacaaacaaatgatAAAGTATATATTGAGGTTCTGTGAAACTAGCTCCGTGGAAAATATCGATATATTGAATCAGAAAGACATCCATGGAAATACACCTCTTCATATACTAATTATCCGTGAGGGTTGTTATGTACCTGAATTCATTAAAAGTGTCAGCATTGATAAAAATGCAACAAACAATGATGGGTGGACTCCTGTAGACATGTTATATTTCAGTAAGAACGTCACCGACGACCAGGTACGTTATCACTAG